A single region of the Pseudomonas mandelii genome encodes:
- the minC gene encoding septum site-determining protein MinC: MSQTEPQDQDPVFQLKGSMLAITVLELARNDLENLDRQLAAKVAQAPNFFSNAPLVLALDKLPASEGAVDLPGLMRVCRQHGLRTLAIRASRIEDIAAAIAVDLPVLPPSGARERPLDPLEGQVKKKPEKPPEPTIKPTKIITSPVRGGQQIYAQGCDLVVISSVSPGAELLADGNIHVYGPMRGRVLAGVKGDTKARIFCQQMSAELVSIAGHYKVSEDLRRDPLWGAGVQVSLSGDVLNIIRL, encoded by the coding sequence ATGAGCCAAACCGAACCGCAAGACCAGGATCCCGTGTTCCAGTTGAAGGGCAGCATGCTCGCCATTACGGTGCTGGAACTGGCCCGCAACGACCTCGAGAACCTTGATCGGCAACTGGCCGCCAAGGTCGCCCAGGCGCCTAATTTCTTCAGCAATGCGCCGCTGGTGCTGGCCCTGGACAAACTCCCGGCCAGCGAAGGCGCGGTCGATCTGCCGGGCCTGATGCGCGTGTGCCGCCAGCATGGCCTGCGCACCCTGGCGATCCGTGCCAGCCGCATCGAAGACATCGCCGCCGCCATCGCGGTGGATTTGCCGGTGCTGCCGCCATCCGGCGCCCGTGAGCGTCCCCTCGACCCGCTCGAAGGCCAGGTGAAGAAAAAGCCGGAAAAGCCGCCAGAGCCGACCATCAAACCGACGAAAATCATCACGTCGCCAGTACGTGGTGGCCAGCAGATTTATGCCCAGGGCTGCGACCTGGTGGTGATCTCCTCGGTCAGCCCGGGTGCGGAACTTCTCGCCGATGGGAACATCCATGTATACGGTCCGATGCGCGGTCGCGTGCTGGCCGGGGTCAAAGGCGACACGAAAGCCAGGATTTTCTGTCAGCAGATGAGCGCTGAACTGGTCTCCATCGCCGGCCACTACAAGGTTTCCGAGGATTTGCGCCGTGACCCTTTGTGGGGCGCGGGCGTGCAAGTCAGCCTGTCAGGCGACGTGTTGAACATCATTCGGCTTTAA
- a CDS encoding nucleobase:cation symporter-2 family protein: MSELSEARIPDAPAIQRLPLLQLILVGLQHVLLMYGGAIAVPLIIGQAAGLSREEIAFLINADLLVAGIATIVQSLGIGPMGIRMPVMMGASFAAVGSMVAMAGMPGIGLQGIFGATIAAGFFGMIIAPFMSKVVRFFPPLVTGTVITSIGLSLFPVAVNWAGGGAGATQFGSPIYLAIAALVLATILLVHRFMRGFWVNISVLIGMCLGYVICGLIGMVDLSGMADAPWVQIVTPLHFGMPTFELAPILSMCLVVVIIFVESTGMFLALGKITGQEVCPRMLRRGLLCDAGASFFAGFFNTFTHSSFAQNIGLVQMTGVRCRSVTIVAGGLLVVLSLLPKAAFLVASIPPAVLGGAAIAMFGMVAATGIKILQEADIGDRRNQLLVAVSIGMGLIPVVRPEFFAHLPLWMSPITHSGIAMATLSALSLNLLFNILGGKERAAINDCHAHSH, encoded by the coding sequence ATGTCCGAGCTATCCGAAGCACGCATCCCCGACGCACCCGCAATTCAGCGTTTGCCCCTTTTGCAACTGATCCTGGTCGGCCTGCAACACGTTCTGCTGATGTACGGCGGCGCCATCGCGGTGCCGCTGATCATCGGGCAGGCCGCCGGCCTGAGTCGTGAAGAAATCGCCTTCCTGATCAACGCCGACCTGCTGGTAGCCGGGATCGCGACCATCGTGCAATCGCTGGGCATCGGCCCGATGGGCATCCGTATGCCGGTGATGATGGGCGCCAGTTTCGCCGCCGTCGGCAGCATGGTCGCCATGGCCGGCATGCCCGGGATCGGCCTGCAAGGAATCTTCGGTGCAACCATCGCCGCCGGTTTCTTTGGCATGATCATCGCGCCGTTCATGTCCAAGGTCGTGCGCTTCTTCCCGCCGCTGGTGACCGGCACGGTCATCACCTCGATCGGTTTGTCGCTGTTCCCCGTGGCCGTCAATTGGGCGGGCGGCGGTGCCGGCGCCACTCAATTCGGCTCACCGATTTACCTGGCCATTGCCGCGCTGGTGCTGGCCACCATTCTGCTGGTCCACCGCTTCATGCGCGGGTTCTGGGTCAACATTTCCGTGTTGATCGGCATGTGCCTGGGCTACGTAATCTGCGGGCTGATCGGCATGGTCGACCTCAGCGGCATGGCGGATGCGCCCTGGGTGCAGATTGTCACCCCGCTGCACTTCGGCATGCCCACGTTTGAACTCGCACCCATCCTGTCCATGTGCCTGGTGGTGGTGATCATCTTCGTCGAGTCCACCGGGATGTTCCTCGCGCTGGGCAAAATCACCGGCCAGGAAGTCTGCCCACGGATGCTGCGCCGCGGCCTGCTGTGTGATGCCGGCGCCTCGTTCTTCGCCGGTTTCTTCAACACCTTCACCCACTCTTCGTTCGCGCAAAACATCGGCCTGGTGCAGATGACCGGCGTGCGTTGCCGCTCGGTGACCATCGTTGCCGGCGGTTTGCTGGTGGTGTTGAGCCTGTTGCCGAAAGCGGCGTTTCTGGTGGCCTCGATTCCACCGGCGGTACTGGGCGGCGCAGCGATTGCGATGTTCGGCATGGTGGCCGCCACCGGGATCAAGATTCTTCAGGAAGCCGACATCGGTGACCGTCGCAACCAGTTGCTGGTGGCGGTGAGCATCGGCATGGGACTGATTCCCGTGGTGCGTCCGGAGTTCTTCGCGCACTTGCCGTTGTGGATGAGTCCGATCACCCACAGCGGCATTGCGATGGCGACGTTGAGTGCGCTGTCGCTGAACCTGCTGTTTAACATTCTTGGCGGCAAAGAACGCGCCGCGATCAACGACTGTCACGCCCACTCGCATTAG
- the minE gene encoding cell division topological specificity factor MinE, translating to MNLFDFFRASKKVSTASVAKERLQIIVAHERGQRSTPDYLPALQKELVEVIRKYVNIGSDDVHVALENQGSCSILELNITLPDR from the coding sequence ATGAATCTTTTTGACTTCTTTCGTGCCAGCAAAAAGGTCAGCACCGCGTCGGTAGCGAAAGAGCGTCTACAGATCATCGTGGCGCATGAACGCGGCCAACGCAGTACACCGGACTACTTGCCAGCCTTGCAGAAGGAACTGGTGGAAGTAATCCGCAAGTACGTCAATATCGGGTCCGACGACGTGCATGTCGCGCTGGAAAACCAGGGCAGCTGCTCGATCCTGGAACTCAATATCACCCTGCCGGATCGCTAG
- a CDS encoding outer membrane protein OmpK, producing MKRTCTSLMLAGSLLAGGQAMAGDLLQWQDNSLTYLYGKDFQVNPRIQQTVTFEHADGWKYGDNFFFIDKIFYNGKEDAFAGENTYYGEFSPRLSFNKIFDQKLTFGPVKDVLLAMTYEFGENDTESYLIGPGFDLAIPGFDYFQLNFYNRHTEGDRPGDNIWQVTPVWSYTIPVGDSNILIDGFMDWVVDNDVNKKGEYHANLHFNPQVKYDLGKALNLGEKQLYVGVEYDYWKNKYGIEDSQGFKTDQSVTSFLVKVHF from the coding sequence ATGAAACGTACGTGCACCAGCCTGATGCTCGCGGGATCGTTACTGGCCGGGGGCCAGGCCATGGCCGGCGACTTGCTGCAATGGCAGGACAACAGCCTGACTTATCTGTATGGCAAGGACTTCCAGGTCAACCCGCGCATTCAGCAGACGGTGACCTTCGAACACGCCGACGGCTGGAAATATGGCGACAACTTCTTCTTCATCGACAAGATCTTCTACAACGGCAAGGAAGACGCCTTCGCCGGTGAGAACACCTACTACGGCGAATTCAGCCCGCGTCTGTCGTTCAACAAGATCTTCGACCAGAAGCTTACGTTTGGCCCGGTCAAAGACGTGCTGCTGGCCATGACTTACGAGTTCGGGGAAAACGATACCGAGTCCTACCTGATCGGTCCCGGTTTCGACCTGGCGATCCCTGGGTTCGACTACTTCCAGCTGAACTTCTACAACCGCCATACCGAAGGCGACCGTCCGGGTGACAACATCTGGCAGGTCACCCCGGTCTGGTCCTACACCATTCCGGTCGGCGACTCGAACATCCTGATCGATGGTTTCATGGACTGGGTGGTCGACAACGACGTCAACAAAAAAGGCGAATATCACGCCAACCTGCACTTCAATCCGCAGGTCAAATACGACCTGGGCAAGGCACTGAACCTGGGCGAAAAGCAGTTGTACGTCGGCGTCGAGTATGACTACTGGAAAAACAAGTACGGCATCGAAGACAGCCAGGGTTTCAAGACTGATCAGAGCGTGACCAGTTTCCTGGTCAAGGTTCACTTCTGA
- the minD gene encoding septum site-determining protein MinD, producing MAKILVVTSGKGGVGKTTTSAAIGTGLALRGHKTVIVDFDVGLRNLDLIMGCERRVVYDFVNVVNGEANLQQALIKDKRLENLYVLAASQTRDKDALTVEGVEKVLMALKEDFEYVVCDSPAGIEKGAHLAMYFADEAIIVTNPEVSSVRDSDRMLGLLASKSRRAENGEDPIKEHLLLTRYNPQRVSDGEMLGVEDVKEILAVALLGVIPESQAVLKASNSGVPVILDDQSDAGQAYSDAVDRLLGKEKPHRFIDITKKGFFERLFGGR from the coding sequence TTGGCCAAGATTCTAGTGGTTACATCCGGCAAGGGTGGTGTGGGTAAGACCACCACCAGCGCCGCTATCGGTACCGGCCTCGCACTGCGCGGCCACAAAACAGTGATCGTCGACTTCGACGTCGGTTTGCGTAACCTCGACCTGATCATGGGTTGCGAGCGCCGTGTGGTGTATGACTTCGTCAACGTTGTGAACGGCGAAGCCAACCTGCAACAAGCCCTGATCAAAGACAAACGCCTGGAAAACCTCTACGTCCTGGCCGCCAGTCAGACCCGCGACAAAGACGCGCTGACCGTGGAAGGCGTGGAAAAAGTCCTGATGGCGTTGAAAGAAGACTTCGAATACGTGGTCTGCGACTCCCCGGCCGGCATCGAGAAAGGCGCCCACCTGGCCATGTACTTCGCTGATGAAGCGATTATCGTGACCAACCCGGAAGTGTCCTCGGTACGTGACTCGGATCGCATGCTGGGCCTGTTGGCCAGCAAATCCCGTCGCGCCGAAAACGGCGAAGACCCGATCAAGGAACACTTGCTGCTGACCCGCTACAACCCGCAGCGCGTCAGCGATGGCGAAATGCTGGGCGTTGAAGACGTCAAGGAAATCCTGGCGGTTGCCCTGCTGGGTGTCATCCCGGAATCCCAAGCGGTACTCAAGGCTTCCAACTCGGGCGTGCCCGTGATTCTCGACGACCAGAGCGACGCCGGTCAGGCATACAGCGATGCAGTCGATCGTCTGCTGGGCAAGGAAAAGCCGCATCGATTTATCGATATCACGAAGAAGGGCTTCTTCGAGCGCCTGTTTGGAGGTAGATAA
- a CDS encoding patatin-like phospholipase family protein, which produces MSPAEPVTGLILSGGGARAAYQVGVLAAIAELLPVGAANPFPVIVGTSAGAINAVSLASGAMDFRGAIERLTAFWQGFRSHLVLRSDWPGVIHQASRFVSHSLLGIGAQVPVALLNSSPLRGLLNDKLHMNGIAEAIAQKQLQAVAVTAFGYESGQAVTFYQGGGTIDAWLRHRRIGVPTQLTVDHLLASSAIPLLFAPVKIGEEYFGDGAVRQSAPISPALHLGASRVLVVGVSGNPRGVDPEQPLQRAYTGQQPTLAQIGGHMLNSTFIDSLESDIELLQRLNQFSHLLPDGTPMRALGVAPVDVLVISPSQPIDEIAARHRQELPAALRLFLRGPGATKTSGAGVLSYLLFEAGYCSELIDLGRRDALAKRGELCRFLGLAEPVVTA; this is translated from the coding sequence ATGAGTCCTGCTGAACCGGTTACAGGGTTGATTCTTTCCGGCGGCGGGGCTCGGGCGGCGTATCAGGTGGGCGTGCTGGCGGCGATTGCGGAGTTGCTGCCAGTGGGCGCGGCGAATCCGTTTCCGGTGATTGTCGGTACCTCGGCCGGGGCGATCAACGCAGTGAGCCTGGCCAGTGGGGCGATGGACTTTCGTGGCGCGATCGAGCGCCTGACTGCGTTCTGGCAGGGTTTTCGCAGTCACTTGGTGCTGCGCAGCGACTGGCCGGGCGTGATCCATCAGGCCAGCCGCTTCGTCAGCCACAGTTTGCTCGGCATCGGCGCTCAGGTTCCGGTGGCCTTGCTCAACAGTTCGCCGCTGCGCGGGTTGCTCAACGACAAATTGCACATGAACGGCATCGCCGAGGCCATCGCCCAGAAGCAGTTGCAGGCGGTGGCGGTCACGGCGTTCGGTTACGAGTCCGGGCAGGCCGTCACGTTCTATCAGGGCGGCGGCACCATCGATGCCTGGTTGCGCCATCGGCGGATCGGCGTGCCCACGCAATTGACCGTCGATCACTTGCTGGCCAGTTCAGCGATTCCCTTGTTGTTCGCACCGGTAAAAATCGGCGAAGAGTATTTCGGCGATGGCGCGGTGCGCCAATCGGCACCGATCAGCCCGGCCCTGCACCTGGGCGCCAGCCGCGTGCTGGTGGTGGGCGTCAGCGGCAACCCGCGCGGGGTCGACCCGGAGCAACCGCTGCAACGCGCCTACACCGGTCAGCAGCCCACCCTCGCGCAGATCGGCGGGCACATGCTCAACAGCACGTTCATTGACAGTCTGGAAAGTGACATCGAGTTGCTGCAGCGTCTGAATCAGTTCAGTCACTTGCTGCCCGATGGCACGCCGATGCGCGCGTTGGGCGTGGCGCCAGTGGACGTGTTGGTGATTTCGCCGAGTCAGCCGATCGATGAAATTGCCGCGCGGCATCGGCAGGAATTGCCAGCGGCGTTGCGCCTGTTTCTGCGCGGGCCGGGGGCGACCAAGACGAGCGGGGCGGGGGTGTTGAGTTATCTGCTGTTCGAGGCGGGTTATTGCAGCGAGCTGATTGATCTGGGGCGACGGGATGCGTTGGCCAAGCGCGGGGAGTTGTGCCGGTTTCTCGGGTTGGCGGAGCCTGTGGTTACGGCCTGA
- a CDS encoding urate hydroxylase PuuD: MEAHLLEWLNLSVRWVHMITGVAWIGASFYFVWLENNLNRVNPKSGLAGDLWAIHGGGIYHLEKYKLAPPTMPDNLHWFKWEAYFTWLSGIALLCVVFYSNPTLYLLAPGSSLTGPEGVALGIASLFVGWFIYSFLCDSALGKRPALLGFILFVLIIGAAYGFSKVFSGRGAYLHVGAIIGTIMVGNVFRIIMPAQRALVAAIAENRTPDPALPAKGLLRSRHNNYFTLPVLFIMISNHFPSTYGSQYNWLILAGIAVLAVLVRHYFNTRHDSHKFAWTLPVAAVGMICLAYVTGPAQMPSAPEVAKAPGTIEYQPLPETAIGGGAKPAAAKPAEAPVQASNAGPSFDKVHSVIQERCSVCHSAKPTSPLFSAAPAGVMFDTPEQIRQNAARIQAQAVTSQIMPLGNITQMTQQERDLIGAWIVQGAPTN; encoded by the coding sequence GTGGAAGCACATCTGTTGGAATGGCTGAACCTGAGCGTGCGCTGGGTTCACATGATTACTGGCGTGGCCTGGATCGGTGCGTCGTTCTATTTCGTCTGGCTGGAAAACAACCTCAATCGGGTCAACCCGAAAAGTGGTCTGGCGGGCGATCTGTGGGCGATCCACGGCGGCGGTATCTACCACCTGGAAAAATACAAATTGGCCCCGCCGACCATGCCGGACAACCTGCACTGGTTCAAATGGGAAGCCTACTTCACCTGGTTGTCGGGGATCGCGCTGCTGTGCGTGGTGTTCTACTCCAACCCGACGCTGTACCTGCTGGCACCGGGCAGCAGCCTGACCGGCCCTGAAGGGGTCGCACTGGGCATCGCCTCGTTGTTCGTCGGCTGGTTCATCTACTCCTTCCTCTGCGACTCGGCCCTGGGCAAACGCCCTGCCTTGCTAGGCTTCATCCTGTTCGTGCTGATCATTGGCGCCGCTTACGGCTTCAGCAAAGTGTTCAGCGGTCGTGGTGCGTACCTGCACGTCGGCGCGATCATCGGCACCATCATGGTCGGCAACGTGTTCCGCATCATCATGCCGGCGCAACGAGCATTGGTGGCGGCGATTGCCGAAAACCGCACGCCGGACCCGGCACTGCCGGCCAAAGGCTTGCTGCGTTCGCGTCACAACAACTACTTCACCTTGCCGGTGCTGTTCATCATGATCAGCAACCACTTCCCGAGCACCTACGGCAGCCAATACAACTGGCTGATCCTGGCCGGGATCGCGGTGCTGGCGGTGTTGGTGCGTCACTACTTCAACACCCGTCATGACAGCCACAAGTTTGCCTGGACCCTGCCTGTCGCGGCTGTTGGCATGATCTGCCTGGCTTACGTCACCGGCCCGGCGCAAATGCCGAGCGCACCTGAAGTGGCCAAGGCGCCTGGCACCATCGAGTACCAGCCGCTGCCGGAAACCGCCATCGGTGGTGGTGCCAAACCTGCCGCTGCGAAGCCTGCTGAAGCACCGGTCCAGGCGTCCAACGCCGGCCCGAGTTTCGACAAGGTGCACAGCGTGATCCAGGAACGTTGCTCGGTGTGCCATTCGGCCAAACCGACCAGCCCATTGTTCAGCGCGGCTCCGGCCGGTGTGATGTTCGACACCCCCGAGCAGATCCGCCAGAACGCCGCGCGCATCCAGGCTCAGGCCGTTACCAGCCAGATCATGCCACTGGGCAACATCACCCAGATGACCCAGCAGGAACGTGACCTGATCGGTGCGTGGATTGTTCAGGGCGCTCCGACCAACTAA
- the alc gene encoding allantoicase, translating into MKAYAVPFEKFVNLADARLGTKIISVTDDWFADANRLFQPTPAVWKEGVFDDNGKWMDGWESRRKRFEGYDSAVIRLGVPGSIKGVDIDTSFFTGNFPPSASLEACFLASGEPDDNTQWTEVLSAVELQGNSHHYHEISNDQAFSHLRFNIYPDGGVARLRVYGIPFRDWSAVGDNEQVDLAAALNGGRALACSDEHFGRMSNILNPGRGINMGDGWETARRRTPGNDWVIVALGHAGEIEKVIVDTLHFKGNYPDTCSIQGAFVKGGTDSQIETQSLFWRELLPAQKLEMHAEHTFAEQIKALGPITHIRLNVFPDGGVSRLRVLGKVAK; encoded by the coding sequence ATGAAAGCTTACGCCGTACCTTTCGAGAAGTTCGTCAACCTGGCCGACGCCCGCCTGGGCACCAAAATCATCTCGGTCACCGATGACTGGTTCGCAGACGCCAACCGTCTGTTCCAACCGACCCCGGCCGTATGGAAGGAGGGCGTGTTCGATGACAACGGCAAGTGGATGGACGGCTGGGAGTCGCGCCGCAAGCGCTTCGAAGGCTACGACAGCGCCGTCATCCGCCTGGGCGTTCCGGGATCGATTAAAGGCGTGGACATCGACACTTCATTCTTCACCGGCAACTTCCCGCCGTCGGCCTCCCTGGAAGCCTGCTTCCTGGCCTCGGGCGAGCCGGACGACAACACCCAGTGGACTGAAGTGCTGTCCGCCGTCGAGCTGCAAGGCAACAGCCACCATTACCACGAAATCAGCAATGACCAGGCCTTCAGCCACCTGCGTTTCAACATCTACCCGGATGGTGGCGTGGCCCGTCTGCGTGTCTACGGTATTCCGTTCCGCGACTGGTCCGCTGTCGGCGACAACGAACAGGTTGACCTGGCAGCAGCCCTCAACGGTGGCCGCGCCCTCGCCTGCTCCGACGAACACTTCGGCCGCATGAGCAACATCCTCAACCCGGGCCGTGGCATCAACATGGGCGACGGCTGGGAAACCGCACGTCGTCGCACGCCGGGTAACGACTGGGTCATCGTCGCGCTGGGTCATGCCGGCGAGATCGAAAAAGTCATCGTCGACACCCTGCACTTCAAGGGCAACTACCCGGACACGTGCTCGATCCAGGGCGCGTTCGTGAAGGGCGGCACCGACAGCCAGATCGAAACCCAATCGCTGTTCTGGCGTGAACTGCTGCCGGCGCAGAAACTGGAAATGCACGCCGAACACACCTTCGCCGAACAGATCAAGGCCCTGGGCCCGATCACCCACATCCGCCTGAACGTGTTCCCGGATGGGGGCGTGAGCCGCCTGCGGGTATTGGGCAAGGTCGCTAAATAA
- a CDS encoding ureidoglycolate lyase: protein MRTLTIEPLTKEAFAPFGDVIETDGSDHFMINNGSTMRFHKLATVQTATPEDNAIISIFRADAQDMPLTVSMLERHPLGSQAFIPLLGNPFLIVVAPLGDEPVSGLVRAFVTNGRQGINYHRGVWHHPVLTIEKRDDFLVVDRSGTGNNCDEHFFKEDERLILAPHQ, encoded by the coding sequence ATGCGCACATTGACGATTGAACCGCTGACCAAAGAAGCCTTCGCCCCTTTCGGTGACGTGATCGAAACCGACGGCAGCGATCACTTCATGATCAACAACGGTTCGACCATGCGCTTTCACAAACTGGCGACGGTGCAAACCGCCACGCCAGAGGACAACGCGATCATCAGCATTTTCCGCGCCGACGCGCAGGACATGCCGCTGACCGTCAGCATGCTGGAGCGTCACCCGCTGGGCAGCCAGGCGTTCATTCCGCTGCTCGGCAACCCCTTTCTGATCGTGGTCGCGCCACTTGGCGATGAACCTGTATCAGGCTTGGTCCGCGCCTTCGTCACCAACGGCAGGCAGGGCATTAATTACCATCGCGGCGTTTGGCACCATCCGGTGCTGACGATCGAAAAGCGGGATGACTTCCTGGTGGTTGATCGCAGTGGCACAGGCAATAACTGCGATGAGCATTTTTTCAAAGAGGATGAGCGTTTGATCCTTGCCCCCCACCAATAA
- the uraD gene encoding 2-oxo-4-hydroxy-4-carboxy-5-ureidoimidazoline decarboxylase — translation MSTFQTVKPSSLSRDAFVAAFADIYEHSPWVAEKAFDLGQDASIDEIETLHQRMSDILLSADHQSQLALINAHPDLAGKAAVQGQLTAASTEEQSGAGIHQCTAEEFQRFTELNDAYKAKFKFPFIMAVKGSNRHQILAAFETRIHNSADTEFKCALAEINKIALFRLLTL, via the coding sequence ATGAGCACCTTCCAGACCGTCAAACCTTCGAGCCTGAGCCGCGACGCGTTTGTCGCCGCGTTCGCCGATATCTACGAACATTCGCCATGGGTGGCCGAGAAGGCCTTTGACCTGGGGCAGGACGCCTCGATCGATGAGATCGAAACCCTGCACCAGCGCATGAGCGACATCCTGTTGAGCGCCGATCATCAAAGCCAACTGGCCCTGATCAACGCTCACCCGGACCTGGCCGGCAAAGCCGCTGTCCAGGGCCAGCTTACCGCGGCCAGTACTGAAGAACAGTCGGGCGCGGGGATTCACCAATGCACGGCCGAAGAGTTTCAACGCTTCACCGAGCTGAACGACGCCTACAAGGCCAAGTTCAAGTTTCCCTTCATCATGGCGGTAAAAGGCAGCAACCGGCATCAGATCCTCGCGGCGTTCGAAACGCGCATCCACAATTCGGCGGATACCGAATTCAAATGCGCGCTGGCGGAGATTAACAAGATCGCCCTGTTCCGTTTACTGACTCTCTAG
- a CDS encoding lipid A biosynthesis lauroyl acyltransferase encodes MDRPRFRKTFLMPRFWPLWCGLGLLWLIVQLPYPALLFIGRLLGALMYRLAGDRRRIAKRNLELCFPEKSADERKRLLKENFASTGIAFFEMAMSWWWSRQRLAKLAHVEGLEHLKKAQREGKGVILMAVHFTTLEIGAALLGQQHTIDGMYREHKNPLFDYIQRRGRERHNLDSLAVERDDVRGMLKLLRAGRAIWYAPDQDYGAKQSIFVPLFGIQAATVTATSKFARLGKALVVPFTQERLADGSGYRLMIHPPLEGFPGETEEADCLRINQWVEGALRECPEQYLWAHRRFKSRPPGEPKLYKKRG; translated from the coding sequence ATGGATCGCCCGCGTTTTCGAAAAACATTTCTTATGCCGCGTTTCTGGCCACTGTGGTGTGGCTTGGGGCTGTTGTGGCTGATTGTTCAGTTGCCATATCCGGCGCTGCTGTTCATCGGTCGCTTGTTGGGCGCCTTGATGTATCGGCTGGCCGGCGACCGACGGCGCATTGCCAAACGCAATCTGGAACTGTGTTTCCCTGAAAAGTCCGCCGACGAGCGCAAGCGCCTGCTCAAGGAAAACTTCGCCTCCACCGGCATCGCTTTCTTTGAAATGGCCATGAGCTGGTGGTGGTCGCGTCAGCGTCTGGCGAAGCTGGCCCATGTCGAAGGCCTGGAGCACCTGAAAAAGGCCCAGCGCGAAGGCAAGGGCGTGATCCTGATGGCGGTGCATTTCACCACGCTGGAAATCGGCGCGGCGCTGTTGGGGCAGCAGCACACCATCGACGGCATGTACCGCGAACACAAGAATCCTTTGTTCGACTACATCCAGCGCCGGGGCCGCGAGCGGCACAACCTCGATTCGCTGGCCGTGGAGCGCGACGACGTGCGCGGCATGCTCAAATTGCTGCGGGCCGGTCGGGCGATCTGGTACGCACCGGATCAGGACTACGGCGCCAAGCAGAGCATCTTTGTGCCGCTGTTCGGGATTCAGGCCGCGACGGTCACGGCCACCAGCAAATTCGCCCGGCTGGGCAAGGCGCTTGTCGTGCCATTCACTCAGGAGCGTCTGGCGGACGGCAGCGGCTATCGGTTGATGATCCACCCACCGCTCGAAGGTTTCCCTGGCGAGACCGAAGAGGCCGATTGCCTGCGCATCAATCAATGGGTCGAAGGTGCTCTGCGTGAGTGCCCCGAGCAATACCTCTGGGCCCATCGGCGCTTCAAGAGCCGTCCACCGGGCGAGCCGAAGCTGTACAAGAAACGCGGCTGA
- a CDS encoding outer membrane protein OmpK — protein sequence MIRTQKNLLLGGGLLAASQAMAGDLLLWQTNSLSYLYGKDFAVNPSIQQTITFEHADRWKYGDNFLFVDSTYYNGEKDRNKGVHAYYGEFSPRLSFGKILDRRFEFGPIKDVLLAMTYENGEDDTEAYLIGPGFDLAVPGFNFFTLNFYYRQTEGSRPGDDVWQITPAWSYSLPLGNSNLLIDGYIDWVVDNDQNSQGTYHANLHVNPQIKYDLGKALGWREKQVYVGVEYSYWKDKYGIENNGNFDTNENTTSLLLKVHF from the coding sequence ATGATTCGGACACAGAAAAACCTGCTGTTGGGCGGTGGCCTTCTGGCCGCAAGCCAGGCCATGGCTGGCGATTTACTGCTGTGGCAGACCAACAGTCTGAGCTATTTGTACGGCAAGGATTTTGCGGTCAACCCGTCGATCCAGCAGACGATAACCTTTGAGCATGCCGACCGCTGGAAGTACGGCGACAACTTTCTGTTCGTCGACAGCACTTACTACAACGGCGAGAAAGACCGGAACAAAGGCGTTCACGCCTATTACGGCGAGTTCAGCCCCCGCCTCTCCTTCGGCAAAATCCTCGACCGCCGTTTCGAGTTCGGCCCGATCAAGGACGTGTTGCTGGCCATGACCTACGAGAATGGCGAAGACGACACCGAGGCCTACCTGATCGGCCCCGGTTTCGACCTCGCGGTTCCCGGCTTCAACTTTTTCACCTTGAACTTCTACTATCGCCAGACCGAAGGCTCGCGCCCTGGCGACGATGTCTGGCAGATCACGCCGGCCTGGTCCTACTCCCTGCCATTGGGCAACTCGAACCTGTTGATCGACGGCTACATCGACTGGGTCGTGGATAACGACCAGAACTCACAGGGCACCTACCACGCCAACTTGCACGTCAACCCGCAGATCAAGTACGACCTTGGCAAGGCCCTGGGCTGGCGGGAGAAACAGGTGTACGTCGGCGTCGAGTACAGCTATTGGAAAGACAAGTACGGCATCGAAAACAACGGCAACTTCGACACCAATGAAAACACCACCAGCCTGCTGCTGAAGGTGCACTTTTAA